In the Brachionichthys hirsutus isolate HB-005 chromosome 1, CSIRO-AGI_Bhir_v1, whole genome shotgun sequence genome, TAAATTAAAGTAGCCATTCCTGAATTATTCTATCGCTGATCATGTTTGTGTGATTCCGTCTTGAATGTTCTCAACATTCACTTTGATTCGACCTTTAACAGTGACTAGTAAAACCACTCTGCTGTCCAGGTACATTCTGTCCATTGAAAAAGCTGAAGAGATGGTGGAGTATGTGGGAGACCTCCTTCAGGGGACAGACGGGACTAAAGGGCAGTTTATAGATGAGCTGCACATCAGATGGGAGAAGACTCGGAGACAAACCACAGATAACAATGGTCTTTTGTTTCTCAAGGACTCCTCTTTATCAGAaggtacataaataaatatctgttgTCGGCCTTTTCATGTATTTTGAACACATGGATATGCTTTAGAGGGTTTTGGACATGATTGACTGTCTCATAAATGTTGCatttcaaagtttttttttattgaatgcacAACccacatttttgttgttgtgttgctctaTTCTTAAATAATCTTGTCTCCTTTTGGAGAATTGAAAGACATCGGCAAAGACACCCAGAAGAAGTCTAAACGCAAAGGTCgtaacaaacaggaagtggtaacTGTGAGCCAAACAGAACCTGAGCAAGAAGCTGTCAAAACTCCCATCGATCAGATGAGGGTTAGTATCAGCCTAACATTTGTCTTCTCGTTTATAAAAGCTGTTTTCATTGTGAAGCAAAGACAAAATGCCCAAAGCTAATTGGTGTTGTGGTTTGAccttgtgtttttctctcctttcctgcTGCCTCCTCTATCCTCCTATTCTAAGGCGCAAGAAAACAGCCGTACCTCttcaacaaagaagaaaaataaatttgtCAGCCTATATAATAAAGAAGGACAGGACAGACTGGCTGTTTTGCTCCCTGGTCGACATGCCTGTGAGTGCCTTGCCCAAAAGCACAGCCTTATCAACAACTGCCTCAGTTGTGGTCGGATTGTTTGTGAGCAAGAGGGCTCAGGACCCTGCCTTTTCTGTGGAAGCCTGGTTTGTTTAACTTTATCATCCTTCAATTCCATTTTCAAATTCACTCAGCTTGTGTGTTTCTTATAATCTCAGATATTATTTTGCGGAgtattgcattattattttttcttattcAGGTGTGCACTAAAGAGGAGCAAGAGATCCTACAACGAGACTCAAACAAAAGCCAGAAACTAAGAAAGAAGCTCATGGGAGGTGAGACGCTAAAACGGatctaaatgaaataataagTCTGTCAAATAAAGATGTGGGTCGATGCTGggaatttgtttttcattttgaaagaaGGCCCTGGAGAAAGGGATTATCTCCCACATCAAGAAGCCTTGGTGAAGGCCGGTTTTGAGAAGGCCATAAAGCACAGAGACAAACTGCTGGATAATGACAAGAAtaggtattaaaaaaaaattatgatgTCAGCACTTAaactgggctttttttttttattgccattgaATGTTATCATGGAGGTTGAACTTCCCTGTTTGTTTGCTGTCTTTACTCCAAGCGTTCAGAGAATGCAGGTTCTGGACGATCAGTCGGACTACTTTGCCTCCGAGTCCAATCAGTGGTTGTCACCCGGCGAACGGGAAAAGctgaagaaaaaggaagaggagcttCGAGGGCTTCGCCACGCTTCTCGCAAGGACAGGAAGATCACATTGGACTTTGCTGGTCGGCAGGTGCTGGATGAGAGAAACAACCTGAATGAGTACTACAACAAGTAAGATGGCGTGAATATCATGGCTGTGATGGCTTTtatgctttgtttttgtgataAACCTCCCCTCTTTACAGGTTGGATGAGGCGCTCGAGGCTATGAGCACTGACGCGACATCAAAATCCCAAGTGCAGTCTGAAGGGCGAGGTGGAAATCGGAGCAGCAGATCGCTCGTCAACCCCAACATAATGCAGTCTGCACCAGAGGTGGGTCAGCTGGACCCCGAATGTGTGGTGTCGCCCTGCGCTACAATTATTACATACCTCTGAAAAGATGTCATGTTTGAATTTGTTGTTTAGAAAAGCTGGTAGAAGTTTCTCTGATCTgagttagccccccccccccccatctggacAATTACACAAATGAGATGCTGGCGCTGACGGCGACGCTGAATAAAACGATAATGAACGTCCTCTCCAGTGGGTGGATGTTGGCAGAAGCGAAAGCTACAAGAGAAACgaggggcaggcgagggtcgTGGCGGAGGACGTGGGAAGAGCGGCGCGTTCCAAGCTACGGCTCCAGGacagagagctgcaggagatgTCTGACGGAGGCTGGTGCCTCAGCATGCACCAGCCGTGGGCCTCACTATTGGTCCGAGGCATCAAGAggtaggagctgcagcagcgaaACAGCCAGTTCTAAATCTCTATTAGAGGCATGTTGTCTGCCAGACCGGAGAACGAAGCGGTCACTTTCCTTTTTATGTGGGCGTAGGGTCGAGGGGCGCACGTGGTACACGCCCCACCGGGGTCGTCTTTGGATTGCCGCTGCAGCTAAGAAGCCCACCCCTCAGGAGATTGCTGAGGTTGAAGCCATGTACCGCCACGTCCACAAGAAAGGTAGAGACTGCACACAACGAAAGCTGCTCAGAGCGACGTGGGATTTTCCTCTGTCAGTTCTAGTTGGAGGAAACATGATGTGAGTTTGTTGTGTCTAAGTGCTTCTGTAATTCTTCTCTGGTCTGTGCAGAACCCAGGTTTCCTGACGCCTACCCCACCTCCTGCCTGTTGGGCTGCGTTAACGTGACCGACTGCCTGTCTCAGGACCAGTTCAGAGAGCAGGTCAGTGTTGTTTTGTACCAGAAAAGTGTTGCGTATAGACTGAATTGCAGTTCATGTCTTATTGCTATAAGtcgattgtgtgtgtgatggttcaGATCTGGAACCAGGCCATGGCACCATAATGAATACCAAAACCACTGAGGAAGACTGTGGTTTTTTTGTTGTACAGTGGTCCCTGGCTGTAACGCGGTTCATCTTTTGCGGCCTCGCTGTTTCGCAggtttttaatgcaattttgcatgtttttttttacagtgcttgaacgcacactgtgttctgctgtagcacagccacgtcaaatcaggagagaatggacctttcaacagtaaatattaacagttaacacaaattaatattgatacacacaaaacagaacaggctgaatataacagctacgtgtcttgagatatttggggctaatttcatgttttaacgctgtttgctaacttaccaaacatcggtcctctcacacaaacttcgtGGCGGAAGGAAATGACGCGTtgggttgagggttttgactgacggctcacgtgtccaatagcattcaagaaagggaccagaaaaGTTCCAAGTGATTAGGGGATACCCAATTAGGTGGAAGTCATTTTGGCTTTAACGTGTGGTAAAAGGTTttcagccttaaaacatatataataattgtaaaaaaattaaGCTGACTTCTTCACGGATTTCACCTATCGcaggttatttttagaacgtaaacccgcgataaatgagggaccactgtaTTAGTTTTCTGGTGACTGCTGAGACTTGAAGCTGTGATGGTGTAATTACGTCTGCATGTAAGAGTTCATGTGATCTCtaagtttgtttgttgtctgcaaaggattttgatgacattttgttGAGGCTTGTATCTTTAGCTCAGGAAGACTCAAACTTTGACTCCTGGTGCTGATTCTTTACTTCCTTAAACACTGTGAGATTCCGTTAGAATGCCAGCACTAATACCTGAACAATGGGAAATATTGTTGCTACGTGAGAACAACAATATGTCTGCTTTGTATTCTGTAATAATCATGGCAGAGATTTGTACTCTGTTTTCTAGTTTAATCTTGCtgcatacaaataaacacacctAACTTAGAGTTGAATAACGGCTCTGTTTCAGACAAAAACAATTGCACTGGAGGCAGTAAAACATCTTGGACATCGCCCTCTGAGTTTATAGATAACCAGAAGGTTACTTCAGAAGAATTGTGCTATTTGTCTTTTATAACATGCATGGAGATAAAAAATGCTCATTTGAGTTTACCGTATCAAAGTTATGAACATTATTAATGACAGACTGAGTTGTTTGCTTGATGAGGTTAAAATCTCGATGGTCCATGTCTGTCAGGATGACCATAATTTCCCTCACACCTGCTATCTAGACTCAGGTTGACCATTATTGCTGTCTGTTCCTGTATGATTTCTGCAATTGCACGTCTTACCAGCAGAGGTCAGACCCTCACCAGAAATGCTCTGCCAGGTTTACAATCCTCGCCACTGGGGACAGTGTGCGCCACAAGACCCTCCTACACACCTCCCACCAGAATGGTGATATACTCTGTGTACATAAGCATGACATTACTATCATCTTATTGTACTTTAATGGTGATTATCTTTGCATTCAGCCAGAGAAGACAGGAATAGTAAAGAGCACAATGAATACTGATGCAGCGATAGAATGTGCTGCTGTTCTCTTCGCTTTCCATCGCCAGTTCCACGAGGGCTGCAGCTATCGATTATTTAAGTAATCTATTAATCGAGTAATaagataaaaatacattaaagtgtttcagaatatttttaagacgtataaaacaaacaaacaaatgttaatgcttgcaataacgtttatattaaactgcacacacatcagcattaatattgcactttaatttcacaagagcgttcaatgcaaataaaaataaataaaacacctgaGTGAAGCCTCACActgtatgaaaaataaatatatagataaTATCTAATTGAATGTTTGCTTCCTGTTTAAGTGCTGCAACATCGATGTAGTCCTGTTGTGATACGCCAGCTCTGTTTGACACCGCTAACATTGCACCGCGTTCTCCGTGGGGGTTTTCAGCTTGAAATGGTCCCAAACGTTTGACAGTTTCTGTCGTTTTTGTTggactccttcctcctttctcctttcttttggGTCTTTCATTGTCattctcttctccatctttctccatgCTCCACACTGTACTGTGTTTGCCCTGCTTGCTCTGCTCTGGCTTTCCCATGGACATGCATGGGCGGTTCCCCCGCTTAAGTTCCGAGTGGTACGCGCCAGCAGTTTATGGGTAATTTTAATACGCAACACTAATTAAACGAATCCTCATGGCAACAGAATTGaatttgatgcttttttttctaatcgACTTAATCGATGAATCGTTGCAGCACCAAAATCCGCCCTTAATGTTACGAGGACTCTGGTTTGACTGACGCTGAACATGTGATGTGGCAAAGATAATCCGTTCACAGTATTTTAGTGCTGCCATTCTAGACTCATAAACTGTTTACTCAGGCTTTGACGCCCAAATGGCTCTACTTCATTTTTGGGTTATATGGAGTACACTCTGGAAAGTACACTCCATTCTCATTAATCCATCATATGGGCACAGAGTTTCTGTCATAAGCACATCCAGCGGAACGTGTCGAACAGTTACGTTGCTGTACTCGCCGTGCACTTTTCTCCTGAGTGTTGTCGAGACGGCACTGCCAGCAGGActtatctgtgtgtgtaacactgtACACACGCATAATTAGAGGTAGGGCTGCACAGGATGTTGTTTCAGTAGCAGCACCAGAGGTCATGCAATGTTAAGTACAGCTAATGAACTCATACGTGCTACGACTTTCTACTACATGTCCCAAAAGGAAAACTTGTTTATTTACTCCATTTAAAGCACCCATTGAAAATGAAGCCATCTTGTATTTGCTTTTGCGGTGCCGTTATTTGgtggaatgtttctttttccattttattattatacactGTTGCTCTGTGTGACggggctgtttttattttgtaattatttttcagaTGTGACTGCGACTGGTGGCTCACTTCATTTCAAAAGTGTCACACCCTAGAAAGTTCCAGAGCCGTTTGAGCCCGGGTgaattctgaaaatgtttgtgtAGCAAATTTAAGACTTGgaataatagttctgccttcaCAGGAGCCTTTACGCCAATTAGCtcagagtaaaataaaacaattccaCACCCACTAATATGTCAGCTggtcatcatttttattttatatatcatcTTTTAAATTCCTGACTGGACAGTTGtcctatcacacacacacacacacacggaataATCTACATTGAACACTATTATGTAAATGTTATAAGACTCCACTCAGACACGTCCCATGATCCATCCCTGTAAAAACTACAATCCCTAGAAATCTGACTGGTGTTTCTGTGGAGCTGAAAGCGCGTGTCCTCATGCCATCAATCCAGTTGTCTTATTTTTGAGGAGCTCTGAATTTTGCTAAAACGAAAATAAGAAAAGCTGTGTGTTGCTGCATGGTTTTCATTCTTACTGCAGGGACCTGTAAATCTAAGGGCTTTTCCTTTCTGTACTCTGTCCTCATTCTCTCCTACACCACTCATTCCACCCTAGGCTGTAAAATCATGTTTGCAGGCAGTGTGGCTGCCCTTTCATCCTGTGAaagggtatgtgtgtgtgtccacttgCACAGAGCAGCCATAAATAACACCCCACACCCCGCACAAGGCccctcacaaaaaaagaaaggcagatGTAGAAAACAGCGGAGCAACCAGAGACAAACAACAGTACCGAAGGTCTAATGATGGCGCTGAGTATTTGGTTTGTGCTCATTCCAGTCGCCAGTTTGGAGACTGTTAACTGTTTAGCCTTTAGCGTTTCAAGCCTGCTTCTTTTCATGTAAGCAGAGGAGTGCGTGTTGTACTAAAACAGAGTAGCACACAGCTGAGCTGCTCGGCTGGGGGGGGAGTGGGTGAGGAGCAGGATTTACTGTCCTGTGCTGGCAGTTGTGGGTGGTTAAAGCAGGCGGGTGGTGAAGAACAGAGAGCCATTATTTTTCAGGATCTTCTAAATCTGCCCCTAGTGATATatgcaatataaaaaaaagtgtaatgTGGGTAGATCAAGAGAAAATTAAAGAAAACTgtgaatgcaataaaaaaaggtACATTTTAAAAGATGACGAATCCAACATTACAGCAGCCCTTCTTCAGGTGGTGCAAAGCAGCTCCAAAAATCTGACACCCTCATGACAGATAGTGAAGAAAGACCACCCCGGGCAGAGCAGGATTTCCATCTGCTTGACTTGGACCAGTTCTTTCCCTCACTAGAAATTGACTGGTTTATTGATCCATTCCCCCTATAATCTCTCACTCCTCCCAACTCCCCAGCCCCCCTTGCTACAGATAATTGGTCAGCCCTTATGATCCGTGTTCTCTCtttccacccctcccccccagtgcTCACTCAGCATTGGGTTTAAATGCATGCCTGACCCTTTTCTGCAGTGAGTGGGGGgttggggaaaaagaaaagtgtgttaCAGATTGAAAATGGTCATATTTTAGCTGGAGGAGGCAGAGTGAGATAATTAAAAAGAATGAGGAGTGCGCGCCAGCCAAACGAAGCAGGTTTATGGGTGGTGGAAACGCTGCAGATGGTTTATCGCACATATAGCAATTACAGTCAACTGTGCAATACCTTAAATTGCTCATAAAACATAGTCAAACATCATCACTATATTTTGagtataatatttatttacccATGAACAGACACATTTTCAGTCTGGTTTGCCCCACAGGCAAAGCCGCATCCCACCTCACCCAGAGCTCAAATCACCATCAACCTACTCCTGTGGTGAAAAGATTTACTGGATCAACCACCCAATCATAACAGGGATCTGATTTATTACTCCAAATACCATATCTCCCACGACAGAGCTTCAAGTCTCACAGAATATAAGTCAGGGAGGTCTATTCCTTTTAACAGGCATGCCGAGAGCAAAAGCAGTTAGTGTTCAGTTCTCGGTTGATTCATGTGAAATGAAGATTAGGGCTGTGTGTGATCTCTGCATATGTAATCAAAGAGTTCTAGGAATTCCCTGATGATGAAATGTTTACATGTGTTTGCCATATAGAAGTTTAAACCTTCAAAGCAGTTTCTGAATAATAATCTTTGACAGATATGGTAGTCGCATGTTGAAGGCTGACATTTCACAGGTCCCCTGACAGTTATGTTCATCAGACACTTATACGAGACGTGGCTTGTACTCAGTGGTTTATTGCAGTGGCCCCCTATAAATGCCTTGTTTACAATGTGGGTGAAATACTTAtagatgttattattattattggctgCTCACCTGCTCCTACATTTTGATGGCTTTCATACTGTGTGGAACATCTATGTAACAATACATTGATTGGCCACATGGCAGCATACATACACTATTACAGCATCATCTGTATTTGTGGTATGTATGCATCAGTATCATCTGCATGCAGCATGTAATATGATTTTTGTCAAACAATCACGTGCATCTCAAGAACTTGCCATAGATGCAACACAATATATTTGTTGTCTGACTTACCATACTTACTATTTTAATAACTTAGGACCCTGTATTatctcactcttttttttttctttagcctCAATACTCATCGATAGAAGTACTTTAATCTTAAAAACCCAGTCATTACACAGTATATGATATTTTCTTCATTGCAGTTTTTAGCTCCTGCATAACCTCAGTATATAACAGAATACAGTGTGGATCAGATAACCAAAATCATTGGTTTATACAGTATAAGCTAGCTGCCAGCCCAGCCAACCATCTGTTAAAGGAGCGTTGCTTTCTGTAGAATTCCATTTGTCCGAGCTGCTGTTGGCCTCCAGAGTGGGGCTCCCGCACTTGTTATGCCGGCTGGTGGCTCGGACTGATTCTTGTATTTCCTATGTGTGGTAATGTGATATTTATATGCTGAAAGCCTTCCTGCCagcataacacacacacacacacacagatatacattGGATACATTCTAAGGGAAGATAAGACAGGAGAAGCTATTTGTTTTATTCCCCTGGTTTCTCCAACATTGCGTGAATCCTAGCTGCTCctgtctctccttcctcccctcaaCCCTCTACCTTTCCATCTTCATATTTTCCCCACTTTCTCTCCAACAGTATGTTTTTCAGGTCAGCCCTGTGTAGTTGCATGTGCTAGTGGAGAATTCAGATTATGCTAactgaacagacacacactttcacctTGTACCTTCCTCCCCACTCTTCTTGTACAGTCCCAGTCACACACTCGcattcctctccttcctctcctttccttgCTGGGAAGTTTGCCATCACAGGGAGGTCAGACGTCATGTGACTCTGCAGTGTTGTGTTGAATGCATTCAGCCCTGCTTCCCCAGGCACTGGATGACGACCAACCAAACCtcagtcacaggttttcaggagcatgaaaaatacataaaaccaTCTGCCATCTTGAAATGGTTGCTTCACAGCTTTCACAGAATCTCACTGCTGTCCTCAGACCACTTTGTTGAATGCCACACAGTTTCTGCTGTCGGGGAGAGCTGACAGTTAATCCCTCTTTATTATCACCACTTatctttcattttgttctggTCATTTAATAGGATTTGATGCTCTGCCGTATGGTCGCAGGACATTGAACAGTGATAAAGGCAACGTACACAGCTTCCTCTGATACTGAATGATGacagtgtttttttaaaataaatctgaatcaAAGGGATGTAATACAAAGCTGTATTCAGTGTTAGCCTAAAAGATTGGATTTATTCTTTTCACTTTAAATACAATGTGTTAATTCTCCTTTAAACTAGCGCTCCTTAACTTATGATCTATTTCTAAGATGAAAAACTTCTTTTGTATCTTCTGAACTGGGAAGGCCTTTGATTAAAACACACCACAATCATTGTACAGTCCTTTAGAATACAAACAGTGTAGCCTGCAAGGCTGGCATCACATTGTCCACCGATCCAACTGATCGTGGACATAAAACCTTTTATTTCTACCAGGTCAAACAGGTTTAGCATTGAGTAGCTTTGTTATCTTGCTAGTGaggaaaattgtttttttcctcttcgtacaaaatctgtattttgttttctttttagcaGATTTAACTGAAATACATTCAACATTATAATTGGTATTCATAAAGCATTAGCTGCCATGTGGCCAAAATTGCTCTAAACTTCAATACTCGTGTTTTTATCACAACACATTAAGCCTAACAAGAACTAAAATTGATTTACAGTATTCCTCAGTCATTCTTTTGAAATCTTTATCCTGTTTGTAGGACAGTTTCCATACATTTTTGTCTAATggccaaaatgttttttgttctgttcagaCATTCCTAGCTGGATGTGGTCCCAAAGTCCTTGTAAATGCAGGTCACACAAGCCAACAGCTGTCTCTGGTGATTGTTTGCTTTTTCAATGGTGGATAGAGgaaaaaatggatggaaacaaaaaaacacgttCCTTTTACTGCCCTCAGTGAAGTCGTGCAGCAAATAGATGCAGTGGATTAAAATCAAGTCATTGGACTTGAAGCTGTAAACTGAAGCCTGTAATCATGTGGTTTAAGCATGTTTAGCTGTTTTTGAACAGGCGTGTTTGGAATTCTCTCAGTGTATGTAACGGggtgagtgttttattttttcagtcCACTAGTTtcatgtttaaaacaaattcCCCAAAATGATTCCTCGTGAGGCCACCATCTGTTCAAGTTTTCTGTtttgaattgaataaatgaacgaAGGTTATGCTGCACAGTCGGTGCTTACTTTGCACAAAGTTAGAAGGCAATCCATTTTTCCTGCTAGGAAGTTGCTGTGAATTGGACGTACTCTCGGTCTCATCATTATTGTGTTTGCTTCTTCCCATCCAAATGTGAGCACAGACATTACTTCACTCATTACGTGGAGCAGATTTGGAGTGTATGCTGCCAGATTCTCATGGCATGCAGTTGCGTTATGTCATACATGcctgtgcgtatgtgtgtgtgtcgatttGAGAGGAGAACTTTATTCTGCCAACTCCTGaccagcagagaggaagagccAGAGAGACAGCGAGCCCGATACTCTCTGCCACTGGGTCAGAGATCACTGACTCAGTTGTACTCTGCTGGGTGACATGTCTGCTCAGCAACGTCCTGCTAGCGACACCAGAGGGGAAGAAATTATGGAAAAAATTGGGGGGAGACGATGGAGGCTATTGTTGCATCCAGTGCCATTAAACTTTCTGTTGGTTTGAGCACAACAACCAAAAAGATCTTCCGCTTGCCCTTCAAGCCAACGATTCTTCTCCAATCATTATTTGGATGtgtaggaaataaaatagcattttaaGTTCAAAAATTGAGAGGATATTCCGCACTGATAAAAATCAGAATGGATATCTGACCCAGTCAGGCTCATGGGGGATCAGTATTGATCACTGATCTGTCATTGCAGTTGGGCAATCCACCAACAATCTTGGTTCTAGTTTTCAAAGAATTCTCTTCATTACCGATTGTGCAAAATCTCTTCCATGTGTTTGATAGATTATATTAAGATGGTACATTTGTATGTATTGTGGAGGTTAAATGATAATAATCTATTGGTTATAGAATGCCTAATGAGTACATAGAGAAGCTTTTCTGCCTATGTCATTATCAGTAGGATGAAAAGGGAAAGTCCCGAGACTGCCCTCAGGTTTCTCAGTCTCATCTGTTCGGCCGATACATTCATTTGTTCTATTAAGATGTCTCCGAGCTGACGCCAGATGCTGCcagctgtttttttaatctttgtgGGGATTGCAAATGTCTTTACGATGGTCTGACTTTGAAATTAGCCATAAACAGACACAGAGGTAGAAAGCTCCCGTATTGTTTGTATAATGTTTCTATTGGCCATTCAAATTACCAGCTAATATGTCAATTATACACAAAAACGCAATATTTTGCACTGAAGAAGATCTTTGTCCATTAAAACGGTATAATTGCCTGTCACTTACAGGTTCAGCTGGGTGTTGTTGTCCATCGAGTGTCTGAGCTCCAGAGGCTCCCTCACTAAATGTCTTCATTCCACAACAAGAGGAGCTGAGCCGTTGTATGAGCTGTGTCCATTTAAGTGAAAGTGTggtcattatttttaatgaggCTCTAGTGATATGAACTGAGAGAGAATGCTTGCAAGCCAGTCTGCCTCAGACTCAGCAGGCACCTTGTGATCAAGCAGAATTAACCAACTATGATGTTGCTTTCCCTTTTTGTATTTAAGTCTTGCAGAAATGCCTTTATTGTGCTTGACTATTTGGCCAACAGGAATGGATAAAGTCCATAGAATGGGTTGCTCATTAATAAAAGTACAATTTGAATCCATCTCCCTCAAGTGTCACAGTGAAGCCTTTTTAAGTTTaacatgtttgttgtttattgttaCTGTATTTGCAATTCCTACTAGCTATcactaaatataaatgtaaacgtaatttttttccatctttcaaTTTGATTGGTAGACATTACGCGAGGTGCGTCgcagtggtgtagtggttagcgctgttgcctcacagcaaggaggtatGGGGTTTGAATTCTATCGGAGTTTTTAGGTTCTCCCGCGTGGTTtttctctcacctccaaaaacatgcaattaagGTCAATATATttctccaaattgtctgtagtgtacgagtgtgtgcacgtatggttgtttgtctctgtgtggccccgcgatgcgcagacaacgcattcggggtgtaccccgcctcttgcccatagcaagcttgggataggctccaacaactcctgtgacccgcaaagtggaagaagatggatggatggacataaAGTGACATCCATGTGTGATTTGTAGCAGGTATCAACACTTCAGCATGTGAGACAATAGGAATCTTACTGTATACAGAAGTCTAATTaacatgcttttgtttttttacagagaAATTATGCATGcctagaaatacattttatgagCAAATAGTTTCCAGCTGAGCAACTATATATAGttcacattcattttcttaatgaTGCTTTTAATACTCTTTTCCTGGTGGGTGAGATCTACAGTAATTCTCCAGGGATCATTCTTAGTTTTATGTAAAATTCTTGCCATGTATCTAAATGCAGTAGTCTGTTTGTAAAATTCAGAATACAAGCATCAATGTACAATAAGGAATTTGCCGGCGTATTCACTTTCGGCTGCCACTTATTTTCTCTTGTGTCTTTGCCATATTTACAGAGATTTCCTGAAGCACGCAGTCCACAAGC is a window encoding:
- the trip4 gene encoding activating signal cointegrator 1, with product MSDVLLQWCVEELNHKFGLEACEDIAQYILSIEKAEEMVEYVGDLLQGTDGTKGQFIDELHIRWEKTRRQTTDNNGLLFLKDSSLSEELKDIGKDTQKKSKRKGRNKQEVVTVSQTEPEQEAVKTPIDQMRAQENSRTSSTKKKNKFVSLYNKEGQDRLAVLLPGRHACECLAQKHSLINNCLSCGRIVCEQEGSGPCLFCGSLVCTKEEQEILQRDSNKSQKLRKKLMGEGPGERDYLPHQEALVKAGFEKAIKHRDKLLDNDKNSVQRMQVLDDQSDYFASESNQWLSPGEREKLKKKEEELRGLRHASRKDRKITLDFAGRQVLDERNNLNEYYNKLDEALEAMSTDATSKSQVQSEGRGGNRSSRSLVNPNIMQSAPEWVDVGRSESYKRNEGQARVVAEDVGRAARSKLRLQDRELQEMSDGGWCLSMHQPWASLLVRGIKRVEGRTWYTPHRGRLWIAAAAKKPTPQEIAEVEAMYRHVHKKEPRFPDAYPTSCLLGCVNVTDCLSQDQFREQFSDTCEESASPFVFICSNPQELLVKFPMKGKHKIWKLESQDHQGAKKGLFPSAAE